The DNA sequence tgcgagagtatgtattctcactgtatgtagctgttggtgccgtatcatcattgcgagagtatgtagtatCATCATTGGGAGAGTAggtagtctcactgtatgtagctgttggtgccgtgtcatcattgcgagagtatgtagtctcacggtatctaactgttggtgccgtatcatcatttcgagagtatgtagtctcactgtatctagctgttggtgccgtatcatcattgcgagagtatgtagtctcattgtatctaactgttggtgccgtgtcatcattgcgagagtatgtagtctcactgtatgtagctgttggtgccgtatcatcattgcgagagtatgtattatcactgtatgtaactgttggtgctgtatcatcattgcgagagtatgtagtctcactgtatctaactgttggtgctgtatcatcattgcgacaGTCTGTAGTGTCACTGCCTGTAACtcttggtgctgtatcatcattgcgagagtgtGTGGTCTcgctgtatctaactgttggtgccgtatcatcatttcgagagtatgtagtctcactgtatctaactgttggtgctgtatcatcattgcgagagtatgtattctcactgtatctaggtgttggtgctgtatcatcattgcgagagtatgtagtctcactgtatgtagctgttggtgccgtatcatctttgcgagagtatgtagtctcgctgtatctaactgttggtgccgtatcatcattgcgagagtatgtagtctcactgtatctagctgttggtgccgtatcatcatttcgagagtatgtagtctcactgtatctagctgttggtgccgtatcatcattgcgagagtatgtagtctcattgtatgtagctgttggtgctgtatcatcattgcgagagtatgtagtctcactgtatgtagctgttggtgccgtatcatcattgcgagagtatgtagtatcatcattgcgagagtaggtagtctcactgtatgtagctgttggtgccgtatcatcattgcgagagtatgtagtctcacggTATCTAACTGTtcgtgccgtatcatcattgcgacaGTCTGTAGTGTCACTGCctgtaactgttggtgctgtatcatcattgcgagagtatgtggTCTcgctgtatctaactgttggtgccgtatcatcattgcgagagtatgtagtctcactgtatctagctgttggtgccgtatcatcattgcgagagtatgtagtctcactgtatctagctgttggtgctgtatcataattgcgagagtatgtagtctcactgtatctagctgttggtgctttatcatcattgcgagagtatgtgttctcactgtatgtagctgttggtgctgtatcatcattgggagagtatgtagtctcactgtatgtaGCTGTTGGTACCGTATCATCATTGCAAGAGTATGtagtatcatcattgcgagagtatttagtttcactgtatctagctgttggtccCATTCTAACATATATCTATTGTAACTTGAACTGAACTGGTAAGTGTATTGTTTCCAAAATGTGATTATATATTGCCCAGTTTGTGACCATGTTTAACCCTGTTGTGACTATACATAACCCCGTTTGTGACCATTTTTAACCCTGTTGTGCTCCATTGTCACCGACTGTATCTCATGTGTGACTGTTATCCGTTTTGTGACGGTATGATACCGTATGGTGACGCCGTTACCATACGTAACACATTCACTGAATGCGGTATTTATTTCCATTATGATATCATTGATTCATTTATTGTTTAAATTCGAAAGAAATGAACATGCATCAATGAATCGGATATATATATCGGGAATCGGGTACACAATCCAACCAGAAGTCCACTTTATCATGATATTTTACGTGAGCTCTGGAGAAACAGCCGGGTAACATAAATCTGAAGTGTGCTTTTCTTGTAGCAATGAATTGTTTCATGCTATTTGGATTCCACtgtatttaatgacatatttcatgTCACGTCTTGGTTTACAGTAATGGTATTCCTAATGGTAATGGTATGAAAATAGTCATCTGGTCAACAATATTGTCGGTGACCTTGATCGTGCTTACATGTTATGGTTTGTGACTGTGTCCTTGTGTGGTCACTTTTTGTTTTACACATATTTGCGTAAGGACTGCGGGTATACTCTTGTGGCAGTTTTCAACATAGGCCAAGTTGAACGTTTAGTAATTGTGAACTTCTTAATTGATCTATGTTATGTAAATGTTGAACAGACAGACGACCTGACGTTAGTTCTATCTGACCATACCTTTACAACTTTGTGAGTGGCATTAGTGACTGATTCCCATCTCCCCTTTCATTCCCAGGACGTCCAAGGAGGATGTGGCAAATTACTTCGTCAATGAAATCACCATTGTTTGGTGCCAAAAAACGGAAAGCGAGTGGGGATAGAGATGTGGACGTCGACATACAGGACGACGATCTCGGACCTTCTAAACAGACTGACGCCGTGACGTCGGCAGAGATCAAACAGGAAGCGTGCTCGACCTCCTCATCCAGTAGCCATACAGGGAGACGAGATGTGTCACGAGCTCGGAGTTCTGCAGACGGCATTGTATTGTGTGGACACTGCCGGGAGATGCGTGCCACGTTATGTTGTATGGAACAGTCTTGTGTTTCCTTCGCGTATCGCACATGGCATATGACGTCATTATTTATCTGTGACGTGTGTGACATCACATTTCATGACAGCAACCCAGTAATGGCAGAACACTTGCGGTCGCGGTTACTGATTCGAAGTTACAACATTGACTCACAAAGAGAGGCAACACCAGTGTCGCTACACGAGAATGAAAACTCAGCTCCGGCTTATGGTCCGTCTGAAACCACATTTACTGCTCCCCTCAGTCTGCTGCAGGATACAGTCACCGGAACAGACACGCCAAGGCAGCAGGTCCAAAATACCACTGTCTCTGCAGCACGCCTCCCGGGACGCCAGCTCAGCAATATACTCATGCGAGTCCACGAACGCTACCAAACAGTTCTAAAACACAACCTGAGTCACCACTGCCCGTTAACGGAGACCTTCAGAGAGACCAAGGTTGCTAGACAAACTCTAGTCGACGCCATTGGTATTGCTGAACTGAAGATCGTAGATCCTGCAAGATATGAAGAGATCATTGCATCATACCGTGATGACGTCGTAGCCCCGAGAATGTTGGATGTGGAGACAGTCTGCAGACGTGTCCTGAATGAATACACAGACACCATCAATGAACTGAGGGGGAAGAGTATAATTCCTTTCAGGTTCAACATGTATTTGCCAAGAGGGAAAACTGACCAGAATTCCTGAAATGGTTATTTGGGCGTGTATACAgtagcgttatgtctccaagggCACGAATCTTGCTTACCGGCATTTCCTAAGTGCACGCCATGCACTCATCGATAACTCTCAGCATCACACCTGCATAGTGATTCTGTGAACGCAAGATCGTCTGTGCAatgattcttttaaaaaaagccCATATGCCTTCATCCATGTTCCCCTTATCTGAAATAGGTTGATGGTTtcagaaatatgtttgtgtgtatgtctgttaaCAGTACAGGTGTCAAGGTTTGGTCATTCATGACCAGTCCATGGCCGGGCCTAGCTTGAGGGTGACTCGTACCTCCCTACAATGATTTCATACTTGCGTATGAACATCAGGAATATTTATATAAGAATCATACCTGCATTTCTGTATAATTGTAACAGTAATAATGTAGCAGTTGAGACTTTTCACTGtctgattttgtttcatattgcaTTATGTGTATGAGAATAGCACTCAGTGATTGCTTCTGCAAACAACGCGCCATGCCACAGCTTGCTGCAATCCACCGTCCGACCCGACGTGGGCATGATGCACCGTGATTGGACCCCTAAACGAAATTTGTAACAGACATTGACGCAATATAATATTgtgaatgataaatatataatcgagtctggaaaagAATGTCCAGTACTTGACATCATAAGATGCCATGAAATGCAGCAGTCACATCTGCtagactgaccacccaatccatcACTGGTTAACATTATCGCACTGCCatgtttgtggggttttttttgctcaAACCTCTATTCCCACAGAATCTTTCTGGAATGGAACGGTTACAGAAAGCGACAGTAACACTTGCTCACCTGGGTCATTGTTCCGTTGAAATTTGATAAGCCCAACGGTGTTTAAGTCACCTGGTGTCCTCGAGGCCAACCGATGCTGCGCCTGTTGCAACGCAAAAGGTAATGGCACTCGTTGATGTTGTTGATTGAATTGTAGCTCTCTGTCAGTGTGTGTCACTCGATCTCCGTGCAGTTATCAGGTATAGTttttgtcagaatatgttttgATTACACGAAAAAGTATGTTATGTTGCCATGTTCCATACGTCGACATAGATTCTTACGTCGTTCTGACCACTTACCTGAATCTGTGTCCAAACGTAACCTCTacagaataaaaaagttgtatGTCCATAAAAAAAAGTCCTTATTCTTGATCTCAGCTTCTGGAATGCCAAACAAAGAAGTAAACAGATGGGCAAGAGACAAGACGGAGTGATTTTTAGGAATGAAAATAATGTGACATTATTTTGCAAAGGGGCTAAACACACAACATTATATGCTTAAGTCGATTATAACCATGGctatattcatgtatgccgatgaTATCACATGTAGGCCAACCCCGGGCCAAGGGAAAGTTATCACGGGTGGAGAATACAGCACAACGTTAACGGATTGGTATGGTGTCTTGACGGTTTCGTAATGATTTGTGGCAAATGCTAGACCAGCAATACAATGAATTTTCAGTCAAAGTATTGGAGAAAGATTTTTAAGTAATTATGATAAAACTCACATTCGTCTTTGTTTCTAGTTTTTGGCCAAGTAAAGTCGGCGGTAACTGTCTTTCGCCGTAGTTATTTAATGCCTGAACATGTAATTGAAGAGACGAGTAAAATCGCCTCCTCTGATTCGAAGTTAGAAACACGCATGGTTTCATTGTCCCAGTAGCAAACTTCCCTTCATGTCATCAGTCACTGGAGTTGTAGTATTCGGTCTGTGCATTTCAGAGTTTGGTCCCTCTACAATGATTACACAGTGATTTTGACTCCTGCCCAAAAGATGTTTGGTTAACTACAGCATTGAGCATATCTTTGCACAGTGTTTTGGTAGATATGGAAAACCAAATTTTTGATGCTTCAGTGTGGGAAAAAGTATGTCCGATGCAAATCTAGAGTTTGCCTTAATATGTCCTTGCGTGTGATTCATGTGTGATACATTCACTGTGCCTTTAGCTCCTGCGTCTCACTCTTTGACGACTCCCGTGTAGTTTGTGATTTCGAAAAGACGATGTATATTGACGATGTATTTTCTACTGATCACATCGCATATCAGTCATTGATTTGGCATTAACTAGGAAAGAATATACGTAAATATTCAGGATTGGTGTCATCGAAAAACCCTAGAGCTCATTTGGACAGGAATTGAGGATAGTTTAACATTGTTTCCAGCTGGTCAGCTCAGGCTAACCGATGTAGTAATATACAATATCAATATTTGCGATATGATGGTGCGTATTCTGTATTAATGGCTGAATATAGATACAGACGGGTAAAATAACCTCAAAACAGTAAACAGCGTAAAATCTAAAGTTATTTTAAAGCCTTAGGTTAAAAATAACCTTAAATAGACATGTACTTAGCAAGGCACTTCGTCTGACATTCGTGGGCACGTGCACTTTGTGTACAATGAACTCACGTTTTGCATGCTTTTTGACACACCTACTATTGAAAACTGCCGAACGGTTAAGAAATCTTTAGCCTCTGAACACGCAAATGTCAGCCCTGATTGTGTCATACCACGGCTAAGAAAATAAGCGTCTCCGCACCGTGAATATGCTGGACACTGGAACTTTGGTGTCCATCGAAACACGATCTCATTTCTTATACAGAAGTATTCAGCATGATGTGAACACGAGGGATTTGCCTCGGACCGGCAGTCCACGTATATGACGTCACGTCAGCAAGACAAACACATTCGACTGACCCATCTAAGGAATCGATTCCAGACTGTCAGTGTAATTGCTCCGACCATTCTGGCTTACGTTCAGTCAGTTGCAAGGCCTATAATGTCGAAGtgttcttagcgctaagatagtcgtaagtgccatgtaatgtattaacattaagGTACGCCTATCTTAGAGAGATTCCAAAATCTAGGCCCAAGACTGTAAGGAGCcgaatgatgaaacacaacttCCGGTCCCGTCCATATGTCGTTCGTGTTTTCAGACATTTCCTGAGACAACAGAGTACTCCGGTACTGGCCAGCGGTTTCTCGAGACTTGTTCCCTATACAGTACGTCTCCGATGACCTGGGGCGACGTTTATGGCAAACACAGACTCAGCCATTGACGTAAGCTAAATTGGGACAAGCGTTGGTTCACATCTAAACATGGTACAATATTCACCATACATTCTTCAATCGCTTATTGTCGTCCATCCGTCGTCGTTGTCAAACCTGCAACAACGCCAATGGTGGACACAAACGACACTGAATTTGGGAACTGACTTTTGACACCACGTCTCTACTAGGGTGAGTCACGATGCCAGGGGTCAAATCATTCAGATTTCGATACTATCTTATCAACAGTTAAACGGTGATTAACGGAAACACCACAAATTATGTAATTATCATTTTCTATTATATTGGAATAACGTCAAATGAGGCACAGTTATACTTTATTCCAGTAGTGTATATGTTAGTGAAGAAACACATGTTACGGACAATATACCCCGACACCGTTTCCTGTGCTGCTGGTTATATGACTAAAGATGTTTATGTCTTATTTATGATGTATGGCTGTCGATATTAATTACAATATACCTgcattattttcacatttattctTATAACCAGTGTTGCTGATGATAAGACTATATAATTTGGTTgttataaaagaaatatttctatATACGTATTGTTGTTTGAGATATGACGGTGTAGGCAACTTTGTTGTTTGGTCATCTG is a window from the Haliotis asinina isolate JCU_RB_2024 chromosome 9, JCU_Hal_asi_v2, whole genome shotgun sequence genome containing:
- the LOC137295580 gene encoding uncharacterized protein codes for the protein MWQITSSMKSPLFGAKKRKASGDRDVDVDIQDDDLGPSKQTDAVTSAEIKQEACSTSSSSSHTGRRDVSRARSSADGIVLCGHCREMRATLCCMEQSCVSFAYRTWHMTSLFICDVCDITFHDSNPVMAEHLRSRLLIRSYNIDSQREATPVSLHENENSAPAYGPSETTFTAPLSLLQDTVTGTDTPRQQVQNTTVSAARLPGRQLSNILMRVHERYQTVLKHNLSHHCPLTETFRETKVARQTLVDAIGIAELKIVDPARYEEIIASYRDDVVAPRMLDVETVCRRVLNEYTDTINELRGKSIIPFRFNMYLPRGKTDQNS